In Campylobacter concisus, a single window of DNA contains:
- the hsrA gene encoding homeostatic response regulator transcription factor HsrA, whose translation MRILIVEDEVTLNKTIAEGLQEFGYQTDSSENFKDAEYYIGIRNYDLVLTDWMLQDGDGIDLINIIKHKSPRTSVVVLSAKDDKESEIKALRAGADDYIKKPFDFDILVARLEARLRFGGTNIIKIDELIINPDEEKITYLGRDIELKGKPFEVLTHLARHSDQIVSKEQLLDAIWEEPELVTPNVIEVAINQIRQKMDKPLNISTIETVRRRGYRFCFPKKA comes from the coding sequence ATGCGTATTTTAATAGTTGAAGATGAAGTGACGCTAAATAAGACGATTGCTGAGGGCTTGCAAGAGTTTGGCTATCAAACTGATAGCTCTGAAAATTTTAAAGATGCTGAGTACTATATAGGTATCAGAAATTACGATCTAGTTTTGACTGATTGGATGCTTCAAGATGGCGATGGCATAGATCTTATAAACATCATCAAACATAAATCTCCACGCACTTCAGTTGTAGTTCTTTCTGCAAAAGATGACAAAGAAAGCGAAATAAAAGCACTTAGAGCTGGTGCTGATGACTATATCAAAAAACCATTTGATTTTGATATCCTAGTAGCTAGACTTGAAGCTAGACTACGCTTTGGCGGCACAAATATTATAAAAATTGATGAGCTCATCATCAATCCAGATGAAGAAAAAATCACATATTTGGGTCGTGATATTGAGCTTAAAGGTAAACCTTTTGAAGTCTTAACTCATCTTGCAAGACACTCAGATCAGATCGTATCTAAAGAGCAACTGCTTGATGCTATCTGGGAAGAGCCAGAGCTCGTCACTCCAAACGTCATTGAAGTCGCTATCAACCAAATCCGCCAAAAAATGGACAAACCACTAAATATTTCAACAATTGAAACTGTTAGAAGACGCGGATATAGATTTTGTTTTCCCAAAAAAGCCTAA
- a CDS encoding chemotaxis protein CheX: MRKVIDEATSYLCKDTLGLDLEFGKSLGKGFYGASIPVYKGKSEYYFYLFFKKDTLKIFMNAFFGHEDVDGGDLDDLCKEIANQIIGKAKNLLNEKEPNTYKLGTPEFLGEVENFGIKLKEKFVYKIKNRTFQIGYDIQ; this comes from the coding sequence ATGAGAAAAGTTATAGATGAAGCTACAAGCTATCTTTGCAAGGATACTTTAGGGCTGGATTTAGAGTTTGGTAAGAGTCTGGGCAAAGGATTTTACGGAGCTAGCATACCAGTCTATAAGGGCAAAAGCGAGTATTATTTTTACCTATTTTTTAAAAAAGATACTTTGAAAATTTTCATGAATGCCTTTTTTGGTCACGAAGATGTTGATGGTGGCGATTTAGACGATCTTTGCAAAGAGATAGCCAATCAGATCATTGGCAAAGCTAAAAATTTACTAAATGAAAAAGAGCCAAATACTTATAAACTTGGGACACCTGAATTTTTAGGTGAAGTTGAAAATTTTGGTATCAAACTAAAAGAGAAATTTGTATATAAAATAAAAAATAGAACATTTCAAATAGGCTACGACATACAATGA
- a CDS encoding dihydroneopterin aldolase, giving the protein MKSEMTTIIKDYKFETIIGMLDFERVAKQEVQMNLEICSTSFIDYVLIIDFVKNFYNERQFQSVEESLEETSKALKEKFSSLTSLKMEILKTEILPNAVVGAKINTIF; this is encoded by the coding sequence ATGAAAAGCGAGATGACGACGATCATTAAAGATTATAAATTTGAAACGATCATTGGAATGCTTGATTTTGAGCGAGTCGCTAAGCAAGAGGTGCAAATGAATCTAGAAATTTGCTCAACTAGTTTTATTGATTATGTTTTAATTATTGACTTTGTTAAAAATTTTTATAATGAAAGACAGTTTCAAAGCGTTGAAGAGTCGCTTGAAGAAACCAGCAAAGCATTAAAAGAGAAATTTAGCTCACTAACTAGCCTTAAAATGGAAATTTTAAAAACTGAAATTTTACCAAATGCGGTTGTTGGAGCAAAAATAAACACTATTTTTTAA
- the fliN gene encoding flagellar motor switch protein FliN, with protein sequence MNDESAIETLEQLGLFKSYDELMDISVDFIAELGTTTVSINELLKFEAGSVIDLEKPAGESVELYINNRIFGKGEVMVYEKNLAIRINEILDSKSVIQYFKKELL encoded by the coding sequence ATGAACGACGAGAGTGCGATAGAGACGCTAGAGCAGCTAGGGCTTTTTAAGAGCTATGATGAGCTTATGGATATAAGCGTTGATTTTATAGCTGAGCTAGGAACTACCACGGTTAGTATAAATGAGCTTTTGAAATTTGAAGCTGGCTCGGTTATAGACCTCGAAAAGCCAGCTGGTGAGAGCGTAGAGCTATATATAAATAATAGAATTTTTGGAAAAGGCGAAGTAATGGTTTATGAGAAAAATTTAGCCATCAGGATAAATGAAATTTTGGATTCAAAGTCAGTTATTCAGTACTTCAAAAAAGAACTTTTATGA
- a CDS encoding excinuclease ABC subunit A, giving the protein MKFILFFLLFATQILASNLLTYNIYERADRVDIMLSFDAPYEGNIFQKREKDTTSLILNSLNYDQSASKDINSKIIQELEIEPKQNSLVLNLRSNDAIIVNASKTTDSFGLRIRVTLKNAKPQIQNMPQASAKIESPSTPKIDEEPMLNIDSRYFIVLSVLIALLVFLYVFKRYITSKSSDFSGFKTPRNQSQNDTKSMNWLLKNQNSNVNIIYEKYLDRTNKLMLLSYENRRYLVIVGSSNVMLDSFGEDKIQNEQDFAIFFEENKKKLSSFLEERKNSLSNYKDKMSGEF; this is encoded by the coding sequence ATGAAATTTATACTATTTTTCTTACTTTTTGCAACTCAAATTTTAGCTTCAAACCTATTAACTTACAATATCTATGAACGTGCTGATAGAGTCGATATTATGCTTAGCTTTGATGCACCTTATGAAGGAAATATCTTTCAAAAGCGCGAAAAGGACACAACATCTTTGATATTAAATTCGCTAAATTACGATCAAAGTGCCAGCAAAGATATAAACTCAAAGATTATTCAAGAGCTTGAGATAGAGCCAAAGCAAAACTCGCTTGTCTTAAATTTGCGCTCAAATGATGCTATTATCGTAAATGCTTCAAAGACGACTGATAGTTTTGGGCTCCGCATTCGTGTAACTCTAAAAAATGCAAAACCTCAAATACAAAATATGCCTCAAGCTAGTGCAAAAATAGAGAGCCCTAGCACTCCAAAGATAGATGAAGAGCCTATGTTAAATATAGACTCAAGGTATTTTATAGTCTTAAGTGTGCTTATTGCGCTTCTTGTATTTTTATATGTATTTAAAAGATATATTACTTCAAAGAGTAGTGATTTTAGCGGGTTTAAAACACCTAGAAATCAGTCTCAAAATGATACAAAATCAATGAACTGGCTACTTAAAAATCAAAATAGTAACGTCAATATAATATATGAAAAGTATCTTGATCGCACTAATAAACTAATGCTATTAAGCTATGAAAATAGACGTTATTTAGTGATAGTCGGTAGCTCAAATGTAATGCTTGATAGCTTTGGTGAAGACAAGATACAAAATGAGCAAGATTTTGCTATATTTTTTGAAGAGAACAAGAAAAAACTAAGCTCATTTTTGGAAGAGCGAAAAAATAGTTTAAGTAACTATAAAGATAAAATGAGCGGAGAATTTTAG
- a CDS encoding Ppx/GppA phosphatase family protein encodes MAKRTAVIDLGSNSMRMAIFERTSRLAFFILAEYKTKVRLGEGGYGSNNEISESSMKKALKAFREFSNIIKSYKCNKVLCVGTSALRDAPNANVLISLLRKKLGINLKVIDGKEEATFGAIAAKNLLHNIAECVTIDIGGGSTELARISKGKIIDTLSLDIGTVRLKELFFDKKNLNKLPKFLEQVTKQIDERFKCQNIIAIGGSLRAISSAIMSKNLYPLSSLHGFCYKLSDEQAYIESIANVSVLELNKFPIKKDRYDTIREGAHIFLALAEALNAKNIITSGVGVREGVFLKDFLRPSIKFPQNFNPSIKSLQDRFILSCNKSVTRYAKDIFMVLKKLHGLSDNYLEVLLVATKLHNVGQEIGFYGDHKNSAYIVLNALNYGFSHEQKALIAVVIGTNGKKNIYEFERYKNLLPKAECIRWLSFILSLAKALDLTCERLNLNFEFSGHTLKIEGAKEFAMAKEEIKKITKPEIFAISFV; translated from the coding sequence ATGGCAAAGAGAACCGCAGTAATCGATCTTGGCTCAAATTCCATGCGAATGGCGATATTTGAGAGAACGTCACGCTTAGCATTTTTTATACTAGCTGAATATAAAACAAAGGTTCGCCTAGGTGAAGGCGGATATGGCTCAAACAATGAAATATCCGAAAGCTCAATGAAAAAAGCGCTAAAGGCTTTTAGAGAATTTTCAAATATCATAAAAAGCTACAAATGCAATAAAGTCTTATGTGTTGGTACTTCAGCGCTTAGGGATGCTCCAAACGCAAATGTTTTGATTTCTCTTTTAAGAAAAAAACTTGGCATAAATTTAAAAGTCATAGACGGCAAAGAAGAGGCTACTTTTGGTGCAATCGCGGCCAAGAATTTGCTCCATAACATCGCTGAATGCGTCACTATTGATATCGGTGGCGGATCAACTGAGCTTGCCAGAATAAGCAAAGGCAAAATAATAGATACGCTCTCACTTGACATTGGTACAGTTAGGTTAAAAGAGCTTTTTTTTGATAAGAAAAACTTAAATAAGTTGCCAAAATTTTTAGAACAAGTTACAAAACAGATAGATGAGCGATTTAAATGCCAAAATATAATCGCTATTGGTGGCTCTCTTAGAGCGATATCATCTGCTATAATGAGCAAAAATTTATATCCACTCTCATCACTGCATGGCTTTTGCTATAAGCTTAGCGACGAGCAAGCCTACATCGAGAGTATTGCAAATGTTAGCGTGCTTGAGCTAAATAAATTTCCTATTAAAAAAGATAGATACGACACCATTAGAGAAGGCGCACATATCTTTTTAGCCCTTGCCGAAGCTCTAAATGCCAAAAATATTATAACAAGTGGGGTTGGCGTAAGAGAGGGAGTGTTCTTAAAAGATTTTTTACGCCCTAGCATTAAATTTCCGCAAAATTTTAATCCAAGTATCAAAAGTTTGCAAGATCGTTTTATATTATCATGCAATAAATCGGTCACAAGATATGCAAAAGATATATTTATGGTATTAAAAAAGCTTCATGGTCTAAGCGATAACTATCTTGAAGTACTTTTAGTTGCTACAAAACTTCACAATGTCGGTCAAGAGATTGGCTTTTATGGCGATCATAAAAACTCAGCCTATATAGTCCTAAATGCCTTAAATTATGGCTTTTCGCATGAACAAAAAGCATTGATTGCAGTAGTAATTGGCACAAACGGAAAGAAAAACATCTATGAATTTGAGCGATATAAAAATTTACTTCCAAAAGCCGAGTGTATAAGATGGCTAAGTTTTATACTCTCACTAGCAAAGGCACTTGATCTAACCTGTGAAAGGCTAAATTTAAACTTCGAATTTAGTGGGCACACGTTAAAAATAGAAGGTGCAAAAGAATTTGCTATGGCAAAAGAAGAGATAAAAAAGATCACAAAACCTGAAATTTTTGCTATTTCGTTTGTATAA
- the plsY gene encoding glycerol-3-phosphate 1-O-acyltransferase PlsY — protein MQNLILYAISYLLGSIPSGLILAKIFGHVDIKNEGSKSIGATNVLRVLKQKDPKLAKKLAILTIVCDVLKGVLPLIVASYLGASQSVLWTMAVLSVAGHCFSIFLGFQGGKGVATGAGVIAFFLPVEIIIALAVWFVVGKFLKISSLASLCALIALIASSFIIHPELDEIYTHAPILIIAFLVVYKHIPNIVRLISGKEKKVV, from the coding sequence ATGCAAAATTTAATACTTTATGCCATTAGTTATTTACTTGGAAGTATTCCATCTGGTCTCATTCTTGCAAAAATTTTTGGGCATGTTGATATAAAAAACGAAGGCAGCAAGAGCATCGGTGCGACAAATGTTTTAAGAGTTTTAAAACAAAAAGATCCAAAACTAGCCAAAAAACTAGCCATTTTAACGATAGTTTGTGATGTTTTAAAAGGAGTTTTGCCACTTATTGTCGCTTCATATTTAGGAGCTAGCCAAAGTGTACTTTGGACGATGGCGGTTTTAAGCGTGGCTGGACATTGTTTTTCTATATTTTTGGGCTTTCAAGGCGGCAAAGGCGTGGCAACTGGAGCTGGAGTGATCGCATTTTTCTTACCAGTTGAGATCATTATTGCTCTAGCTGTTTGGTTTGTGGTCGGAAAATTTTTAAAAATTAGCTCTCTTGCTTCACTTTGTGCGTTGATAGCTCTCATAGCATCAAGCTTTATAATCCACCCAGAGTTAGATGAAATCTATACACACGCTCCGATACTAATCATCGCATTTTTGGTGGTTTATAAACACATACCAAATATCGTTCGCTTAATATCTGGCAAGGAGAAAAAAGTCGTATGA
- the trpA gene encoding tryptophan synthase subunit alpha, which produces MDKIKSAFNGKKANIGYIVAGYPSLEKTKEFLENLDDSTLDLVEIGIPYSDPLADGKLIAQASFETVQNGVNTDIVFDMLESCKAKVTKPLIFLVYYNIIFAYGVDKFLKRSVEAGVSGFIVPDLPCEECEEFALKCKELNLCLVPLISVTSGSRADGILKFGSGFIYALGAIGVSGSKRADEDRIKNLVLELKKKSDLPVAVGFGIKNKDDVNEVKKYADGAIIGTQIVKLCAEFSGEKLVKEIDKLF; this is translated from the coding sequence ATGGATAAGATCAAAAGTGCATTTAACGGCAAAAAGGCAAACATCGGCTACATCGTGGCTGGATATCCAAGCTTAGAAAAAACGAAGGAATTTTTAGAAAATTTAGATGATAGCACGCTTGATCTAGTTGAGATCGGCATCCCTTACTCTGATCCGCTGGCTGATGGTAAACTCATAGCGCAAGCTAGCTTTGAGACGGTGCAAAACGGCGTAAATACGGACATTGTCTTTGATATGCTTGAGAGTTGCAAGGCAAAAGTGACAAAGCCACTTATATTTTTGGTTTATTACAACATCATCTTTGCTTATGGTGTTGATAAATTTCTAAAAAGATCAGTTGAGGCTGGAGTTAGCGGCTTTATCGTTCCGGATCTGCCTTGCGAGGAGTGCGAGGAATTTGCTCTAAAGTGCAAGGAGCTAAATTTATGCCTCGTGCCACTTATCAGCGTCACATCTGGTAGTAGAGCGGATGGAATTTTAAAATTTGGCTCAGGATTTATCTACGCTCTTGGCGCAATCGGCGTTAGCGGTTCAAAAAGGGCTGATGAAGATAGGATAAAAAATTTGGTCCTAGAGCTTAAGAAAAAGAGCGATCTGCCAGTAGCTGTGGGCTTTGGTATAAAAAACAAAGATGATGTTAATGAGGTAAAAAAATATGCTGACGGAGCGATAATAGGTACTCAAATAGTTAAGCTTTGTGCCGAATTTAGCGGTGAAAAGCTAGTAAAAGAGATAGATAAACTCTTTTAA
- the trpB gene encoding tryptophan synthase subunit beta yields MNTKAYFGKFGGQFVPETVMFALDELENAYASIAKTKEFKDELDDLLKNYVGRPSPLFFAKRLSEHYGHEIYLKREDLNHTGAHKINNALAQALLAKKMGKKKILAETGAGQHGVATATAAALLGLECDVYMGATDVARQQLNAFRMQLLGAKVVSVEDGLKTLKEATTAAIQAWVNEIESAFYVIGSAVGPHPYPKIVRDFQSVIGTEAKAQLADYGKKADYAIACVGGGSNAIGIFSAFLDDESVNLVGIEAGGLGIETPYHAATLSKGKTGIIHGMKTTVLQDEYGMISPVHSISAGLDYPGIGPEHAHLNDIKRVKYEAVTDDECINALYFLSKMEGIIPAIESAHALAYLEKLCPKLDKKSVIVVNVSGRGDKDINTVIGYEKGKIYG; encoded by the coding sequence ATGAACACTAAAGCATATTTTGGAAAATTTGGCGGGCAGTTTGTGCCTGAGACGGTGATGTTTGCTCTTGATGAGCTAGAAAACGCCTATGCCAGTATCGCAAAAACAAAAGAGTTTAAAGACGAGCTTGATGATCTGCTTAAAAATTATGTGGGTAGGCCTAGTCCGCTCTTTTTCGCAAAGCGCCTAAGCGAGCACTACGGACATGAAATTTACCTAAAAAGAGAGGATCTAAACCACACTGGCGCGCATAAGATAAACAACGCCCTAGCTCAAGCGTTGCTTGCTAAAAAAATGGGTAAAAAGAAAATTTTAGCTGAGACTGGAGCTGGACAGCATGGCGTGGCGACAGCGACTGCAGCGGCACTTTTGGGCTTAGAGTGTGATGTCTATATGGGCGCAACAGACGTTGCTAGGCAGCAGCTAAATGCCTTTCGTATGCAGCTTCTTGGAGCAAAGGTGGTGAGCGTTGAAGACGGGCTAAAAACGCTAAAAGAGGCGACTACGGCGGCCATACAAGCGTGGGTAAACGAGATAGAGAGCGCATTTTACGTCATTGGCTCAGCCGTTGGCCCGCATCCGTATCCAAAGATCGTGCGCGACTTCCAAAGCGTGATTGGCACAGAGGCCAAAGCTCAGCTTGCAGACTACGGCAAAAAGGCTGACTACGCCATCGCCTGCGTTGGTGGAGGTAGTAATGCTATTGGAATTTTTAGTGCATTTTTGGACGATGAGAGTGTAAATTTAGTAGGTATCGAGGCTGGCGGTCTTGGTATAGAGACGCCTTATCACGCAGCTACGCTTAGCAAAGGCAAAACCGGCATCATCCACGGCATGAAAACGACGGTCTTGCAAGATGAATACGGCATGATCTCACCAGTTCACAGCATCTCAGCAGGCCTAGACTACCCAGGCATCGGCCCAGAGCACGCCCACCTAAACGACATTAAAAGGGTAAAATACGAAGCTGTAACTGACGATGAGTGCATAAACGCTCTTTATTTCTTAAGCAAGATGGAGGGCATCATTCCAGCCATCGAGAGTGCGCATGCACTAGCGTATCTAGAGAAGCTTTGCCCAAAACTTGATAAAAAAAGCGTCATAGTCGTAAATGTCTCAGGTAGGGGCGATAAGGACATAAATACGGTTATCGGCTACGAAAAAGGAAAAATTTATGGATAA
- a CDS encoding sensor histidine kinase: MLIVVISVMLYHYIRVTVFQSVVNELNYQAEAYKKNPQNFNPLNSKTFTIENPNKTLATIKTDEPQDKETYIVTRKSKDQSKTFLITKLDESSYLSLEKDTTLQAHIVEEIFIDIIIVNVSAILLVLFYALFLSRMLLIPIKILSHKLANLDEKFLHEIDIKSLPDEFLPLGQSINRLISRIQTFVLYQKELFVGVAHELKTPLAVMKTKNEVTLLKPRESEKYIEALKSNNEAINGMNAMISSILEIGRQEGAQFEEPVNTDVIGFLKKLVKNYEILAKNDEKNIKLDLKPEILNLKIQTSLLTHIVQNFVQNAIKFSPKNSTITISSKLIKNKFIIEVIDEGIGIDESKDLFAPFKRYGDKGGAGLGLFLAKGAAQALGGEVDIKNRNDRSGAVASLVLNIKG, translated from the coding sequence ATGCTAATTGTAGTTATTTCGGTAATGCTTTATCACTATATAAGGGTTACCGTTTTTCAAAGTGTCGTTAATGAGCTAAACTATCAAGCCGAAGCTTATAAAAAAAATCCTCAAAATTTCAATCCTTTAAATTCAAAAACATTTACGATAGAAAATCCAAATAAAACTCTAGCAACGATAAAAACAGACGAGCCACAAGATAAAGAAACATATATCGTAACACGAAAATCAAAGGATCAGAGTAAAACTTTTTTAATAACAAAACTTGATGAAAGCAGTTATTTAAGCCTAGAAAAAGATACTACTCTTCAAGCCCATATAGTAGAAGAAATTTTTATAGATATTATAATCGTAAATGTATCAGCGATACTTTTGGTACTTTTTTATGCACTATTTTTATCAAGAATGCTTTTAATACCTATAAAAATTTTGAGTCATAAGCTTGCAAATTTAGATGAAAAATTTCTTCATGAGATCGATATAAAAAGTCTACCAGATGAGTTTTTACCACTTGGACAGAGCATAAATAGGCTAATCTCTCGTATCCAAACATTTGTCTTATACCAAAAAGAGCTTTTTGTAGGCGTGGCACATGAGTTAAAAACACCGCTGGCCGTAATGAAAACAAAAAATGAAGTTACGCTTTTAAAGCCACGCGAGAGTGAAAAATATATCGAAGCTCTAAAATCAAACAATGAAGCTATAAACGGCATGAACGCGATGATAAGTTCTATACTTGAGATCGGCCGTCAAGAAGGAGCTCAGTTTGAAGAGCCAGTGAATACCGATGTCATAGGATTTTTAAAAAAACTTGTGAAAAACTATGAGATACTTGCAAAAAATGATGAAAAAAATATAAAACTGGACCTAAAACCAGAAATTTTAAATCTAAAAATACAAACTAGCTTGCTAACTCACATTGTGCAAAATTTTGTTCAAAATGCCATTAAATTTTCACCAAAAAATAGCACCATTACGATTAGCTCTAAGCTTATAAAAAATAAATTTATTATCGAAGTAATAGATGAAGGAATAGGCATAGATGAGAGTAAAGATTTATTTGCTCCATTTAAAAGATATGGCGACAAAGGTGGTGCTGGGCTTGGGTTGTTTCTAGCTAAAGGTGCAGCACAGGCTCTTGGTGGCGAAGTAGACATTAAAAATAGAAACGATAGAAGCGGTGCAGTCGCAAGCCTAGTTTTAAATATAAAAGGATAA
- a CDS encoding helicase HerA domain-containing protein, protein MKTIQENLKLFYIGLKDKEPFFYKNKDLTTHAAIIGMTGSGKTGLGITLLEEACIDNIPSIIIDPKGDITNLALTFPQMRPEDFLPYIDEAEATNKGQSVEEFATSQAELWRNGIESSFQDLERVKILKESANFNIYTPKSSAGIGVALLSDFACPNITDEEIFSNYINSLAASVLSLVGINSEDMNSKEQLLISTIFDTKFKEQKDVSIEELINFIANPPFKKIGVFDVDTFYPSSERLKLAMKINALIASPSFKGWIQGVRLEISKMLFDENGKAKCNIFTISHLNDAERMFFVTLLLNEIIAWMRGTEGTSSLRAILYMDEIFGFFPPNANPPSKTPMLTLLKQARAFGLGCVLSTQNPVDLDYKGLSNIGTWFIGRLQTAQDKARVIDGLSGISGSSLDKASLESLISNLAKRNFLLKNINEDGLNVISTRWALSYLKGPLSREQISNLMKEQKENLSDTRIDKSEMEFSIKPIISNEITQLYANSKSLTPNLLASAKIRIYDTKKDIDSVYEVGYLYELSENDNEPNWSEASEGLHVDASGNEPSDASFAAVPNFILKAKNFDNIQKDFKEYLYRNFKFNIFEALRIYSKNNETKEQFYIRLQDRCNEILEEQTAKLTAKFEKERKSLQDKLNKALAKLDKEQKEMTTSGLDAAINISASILGAIFGNKLLSRQNAGKIASSARSANRVLKERSDVKLSEQSVNDISLAISELEEKFAQECDALKEANDVQNITINETPISPKKSDIYDEKIVLLWR, encoded by the coding sequence GTGAAAACAATACAAGAAAATTTAAAACTTTTTTATATCGGACTAAAAGACAAAGAGCCATTTTTTTATAAAAATAAGGATCTAACCACCCACGCAGCTATCATAGGTATGACAGGTAGCGGTAAAACAGGCCTTGGTATCACGCTTTTAGAAGAGGCATGCATAGACAATATACCTTCTATCATCATCGATCCAAAGGGCGACATCACAAATTTAGCTCTAACCTTTCCGCAGATGAGGCCGGAGGATTTTTTACCATACATAGATGAAGCAGAAGCAACCAATAAAGGTCAAAGCGTAGAGGAATTTGCCACCTCTCAAGCCGAGCTTTGGAGAAACGGCATAGAGTCAAGCTTTCAAGATCTTGAGCGAGTAAAAATTTTAAAAGAAAGCGCAAACTTTAACATCTACACACCAAAAAGCTCAGCTGGTATAGGCGTGGCGCTACTTAGTGACTTTGCTTGCCCAAATATCACTGATGAAGAAATTTTTAGCAACTATATAAATTCGCTTGCAGCCTCAGTATTATCTCTTGTAGGTATAAATTCCGAGGACATGAATTCAAAAGAACAGCTACTCATCTCAACCATATTTGATACTAAATTTAAAGAGCAAAAAGACGTCAGCATCGAAGAGCTTATAAATTTCATCGCAAATCCACCTTTTAAAAAGATAGGTGTCTTTGACGTGGATACCTTCTATCCAAGCAGTGAACGCCTAAAGCTTGCCATGAAGATAAACGCACTTATCGCAAGCCCAAGTTTTAAAGGCTGGATTCAAGGCGTTAGACTAGAAATTTCAAAGATGCTATTTGACGAAAACGGCAAAGCAAAGTGCAATATCTTTACAATCTCACACCTAAATGATGCTGAGAGGATGTTTTTTGTTACCCTTTTACTAAATGAGATTATCGCGTGGATGCGCGGCACCGAGGGCACAAGCTCACTTAGAGCGATCCTTTATATGGACGAAATTTTTGGCTTCTTCCCACCAAATGCAAACCCACCGTCAAAAACGCCTATGCTTACGCTCTTAAAACAAGCTCGTGCATTTGGTCTTGGCTGCGTCTTAAGTACGCAAAACCCGGTCGATCTTGACTACAAAGGCCTTAGCAACATAGGCACTTGGTTTATCGGCCGCCTCCAAACAGCGCAGGATAAAGCCCGTGTGATCGACGGACTAAGTGGTATCTCTGGCTCAAGCTTAGATAAAGCCTCACTAGAAAGCCTCATATCAAATTTGGCAAAGAGGAATTTCTTACTCAAAAATATAAATGAGGACGGCTTAAACGTCATCTCTACACGCTGGGCACTTAGCTATCTAAAAGGCCCGCTTAGTCGCGAACAAATTTCAAATTTGATGAAAGAGCAAAAAGAAAATTTATCTGATACAAGGATCGATAAAAGCGAGATGGAATTTAGCATAAAGCCCATAATCTCAAATGAGATCACGCAGCTTTATGCTAACTCAAAAAGCCTCACGCCAAATTTACTAGCAAGCGCAAAGATAAGAATTTATGACACCAAAAAAGATATCGATAGCGTTTATGAAGTAGGCTATCTTTATGAACTAAGCGAAAATGATAATGAGCCAAACTGGAGCGAGGCTAGTGAAGGTTTGCACGTTGATGCAAGCGGAAATGAGCCAAGTGACGCAAGCTTTGCAGCTGTGCCAAATTTCATCTTAAAAGCTAAAAATTTTGACAATATCCAAAAAGATTTTAAAGAGTATCTGTATAGAAATTTTAAATTTAATATCTTTGAAGCATTGAGAATTTATTCAAAAAACAATGAAACAAAGGAGCAGTTTTATATCAGACTTCAAGATAGGTGCAATGAAATTTTAGAAGAACAAACTGCAAAACTCACAGCTAAATTTGAAAAAGAGCGAAAAAGCTTACAAGACAAGCTAAACAAGGCTCTAGCAAAGCTTGATAAAGAGCAAAAAGAGATGACCACAAGTGGGCTTGATGCTGCCATAAATATAAGCGCTAGCATACTTGGAGCGATATTTGGCAACAAGCTTTTATCTCGTCAAAATGCGGGTAAAATCGCATCGAGTGCAAGAAGTGCAAATAGAGTCTTAAAAGAGCGAAGTGACGTCAAGCTTAGCGAGCAAAGCGTAAATGATATAAGCTTAGCCATAAGCGAGCTTGAGGAGAAATTTGCACAAGAGTGCGATGCACTAAAAGAGGCGAATGATGTTCAAAACATCACGATAAACGAAACGCCAATTTCGCCAAAGAAAAGCGACATCTACGACGAAAAAATCGTGCTTCTGTGGAGATGA